Proteins co-encoded in one Actinomadura luteofluorescens genomic window:
- a CDS encoding sensor histidine kinase has product MPNDPPPTLLAAMGRRGFLLTAWPWRAAGYLLSTVAVVVAAGLPLALLGMPLLLAAVSDAALGERALPAVLGLLLVAGLGPAATIPLTGLERRRLRMVDVRPAGPGHRRPPERGVLPWLRTRYTEPVTWRALGYFMLLAAAVPVLYAALLSALAFEFGAVTAPLILLGGDGPMVLGPVRIATSEAALPYAVAGLVLLPAVPYLLALVAGAQGALARALLRNGSGGRLQAELVEVARSRARLVDAFEAERRRIERDLHDGAQQRLLSLTLKLGIARVDLPPGSPAAGSVADAHAEAKLLMTELRELVHGIHPRVLTDRGLAAALRELADRSPLAVTVEADLPGRPPRQVESTAYFAAAEALTNAAKHSGADRAAVVARLAGGVLTLEITDDGEGGADPARGTGLTGLADRVAVIDGRLLVSSPAGGPTLVRVELPCEPNRPPSG; this is encoded by the coding sequence GTGCCGAACGACCCGCCGCCCACCCTTCTTGCCGCGATGGGACGCCGCGGGTTCCTTCTGACGGCCTGGCCCTGGCGCGCCGCCGGCTACCTGCTGTCGACCGTGGCCGTCGTGGTCGCGGCGGGTCTGCCGCTGGCTCTGCTCGGTATGCCGCTGCTCCTGGCCGCCGTCTCCGACGCCGCGCTCGGCGAGCGGGCGCTGCCGGCCGTCCTCGGGCTCCTGCTGGTCGCCGGGCTCGGGCCGGCGGCGACCATCCCGCTGACCGGGCTGGAACGGCGACGGCTCCGCATGGTGGACGTCCGCCCGGCGGGCCCGGGGCATCGGCGGCCGCCCGAACGGGGTGTCCTGCCGTGGCTGCGCACCCGCTACACCGAGCCGGTCACCTGGCGCGCGCTCGGGTACTTCATGCTGCTGGCTGCCGCCGTCCCCGTCCTGTACGCGGCGCTGCTGTCCGCGCTGGCCTTCGAGTTCGGTGCCGTGACCGCCCCGCTGATCCTGCTCGGCGGCGACGGACCGATGGTGCTCGGCCCGGTGAGGATCGCGACCTCGGAGGCCGCGCTGCCCTACGCGGTGGCGGGGCTGGTGCTGCTGCCCGCCGTCCCGTACCTGCTGGCCCTGGTCGCCGGGGCGCAGGGCGCGCTCGCCCGGGCGCTGCTGCGCAACGGCTCCGGCGGGCGGCTCCAGGCGGAACTCGTCGAGGTCGCGCGGTCCCGGGCCCGGCTGGTCGACGCGTTCGAGGCCGAGCGCCGCCGCATCGAACGCGACCTGCACGACGGAGCCCAGCAGCGGCTGCTCTCGCTGACCCTGAAACTCGGGATCGCCCGCGTGGACCTACCGCCCGGATCCCCGGCGGCCGGCAGCGTCGCGGACGCCCACGCGGAGGCCAAGCTGCTCATGACCGAGCTGCGGGAACTCGTCCACGGGATCCATCCCCGCGTCCTCACCGACCGGGGCCTGGCGGCGGCGCTGCGCGAGCTGGCCGACCGGTCCCCGCTCGCCGTCACCGTCGAGGCCGACCTGCCCGGACGGCCGCCCCGCCAGGTCGAGAGCACGGCCTACTTCGCCGCCGCCGAGGCGCTCACCAACGCCGCCAAGCACAGCGGCGCCGACCGGGCCGCGGTGGTCGCGCGCCTGGCCGGCGGCGTCCTCACCCTGGAGATCACCGACGACGGCGAGGGCGGCGCCGACCCGGCCCGCGGCACCGGGCTGACCGGCCTCGCCGACCGGGTGGCGGTGATCGACGGCAGACTGCTCGTGTCGAGCCCCGCCGGGGGCCCGACCCTCGTCCGTGTGGAGCTGCCTTGCGAACCGAACCGACCGCCGTCCGGATAG
- a CDS encoding response regulator: MRTEPTAVRIVLAEDGVLLREGLAGLLARFGFDVVAAVEDAEALLDAVAEHRPDLVVTDIRMPPDFSDEGLRAAVRLRRADPGLAVVALSQYVELSYAADLLDSGDGRRVGYLLKDRVVDVADFVAALRQVLDGGTVVDAQVIRQLIGRRRDPLAALSPREHEVLALIAEGHSNAAIARRLVVTDTTVGKHVRSILAKLDLPQTDDTHRRVLAVLTYLRGRPPAPDSR, translated from the coding sequence TTGCGAACCGAACCGACCGCCGTCCGGATAGTCCTCGCCGAGGACGGCGTCCTGCTGCGGGAGGGCCTGGCCGGGCTGCTGGCCAGGTTCGGCTTCGACGTCGTCGCCGCCGTCGAGGACGCCGAGGCCCTGCTCGACGCCGTCGCCGAGCACCGCCCCGACCTGGTCGTCACCGACATCCGGATGCCGCCGGACTTCTCCGACGAGGGGCTGCGCGCCGCCGTCCGGCTGCGCCGCGCCGACCCGGGCCTCGCGGTGGTGGCGCTCAGCCAGTACGTCGAACTGAGCTACGCCGCCGACCTGCTCGACTCCGGCGACGGCCGCCGGGTCGGCTACCTGCTCAAGGACCGGGTGGTGGACGTCGCCGACTTCGTCGCCGCGCTGCGGCAGGTGCTCGACGGTGGCACGGTGGTGGACGCGCAGGTCATCCGGCAGCTCATCGGCCGCCGCCGCGACCCGCTCGCGGCGCTGTCCCCGCGCGAGCACGAGGTCCTCGCGCTGATCGCCGAAGGGCACTCCAACGCCGCCATCGCCCGGCGGCTGGTCGTCACCGACACGACCGTGGGCAAGCACGTCCGCAGCATCCTGGCCAAGCTCGACCTTCCCCAGACCGACGACACGCACCGCAGGGTCCTCGCCGTCCTGACCTACCTCCGCGGCCGTCCCCCCGCCCCCGACTCCCGCTGA
- a CDS encoding DUF397 domain-containing protein has translation MSSPVWRKSSRSGSGADGGQDCVQVAALAEGRGIRDSKAPDAGHLAVSPTSLTQLITRVKRGDLDL, from the coding sequence ATGAGTAGCCCCGTGTGGCGAAAATCAAGCCGGAGTGGTTCGGGCGCTGACGGCGGACAGGACTGTGTTCAGGTTGCTGCACTTGCGGAAGGACGCGGCATCAGGGACAGCAAGGCACCCGACGCCGGCCACCTCGCCGTCTCCCCCACAAGCCTCACCCAGCTCATCACTCGCGTGAAGCGCGGCGACCTGGACCTCTGA
- the infA gene encoding translation initiation factor IF-1: MTRNKHGLELEGKVVECLRSAMFTVEFEGGHRVLAHISGKMRQNFIKIYLEDRVLVELSPYDLTRGRIVFRYRN, from the coding sequence ATGACGAGGAACAAGCACGGCCTCGAACTCGAAGGCAAGGTCGTCGAGTGCCTGCGCAGCGCCATGTTCACCGTGGAGTTCGAGGGCGGACACCGGGTACTCGCGCACATCAGCGGCAAGATGCGCCAGAACTTCATCAAGATCTACCTGGAGGACCGGGTCCTGGTGGAGCTCTCCCCCTACGACCTGACCCGCGGCCGAATCGTCTTCCGCTACCGCAACTAA
- a CDS encoding MFS transporter: protein MSRVRQEARERFRAACHTTSEDEVMATTKAPAPPAGSRRWAALPFIGLAQLMIVLDGTVVNIALPSLQRDLQISDGDRQWIITAYTLAFGSLLLLGGRIADYTGRKRAFLIALLGFAGASALGGAAADFEMLLAARALQGGFGALLGPAALSLLAVTFTEPKDRAKAFGIWGAISAAGGAIGLLAGGALTDYLDWRWCLYINIPIAVIAAVGGFAILTESRHPGPARFDFLGVLPVTAGLVAIVYATGRAGSDGWGSAKVIGLLAAGAVLLAAFTLVESRVPQPLLPLRVIADRTRGGAYLAVGLAVIGMFGAFLFLTYFMQVVKGYSPIRTGTAFLPMAAAVLLSAGGLTTRLLPRVPPRALIVPGMLVSSAGMLWMLTLEPGTPYAAGVLVAELLLGFGAGMIMPASLDYATHGVDPGDSGIASASVNTAQQIGGSIGTALLNTIATAATADYLVSHASHGPSPAVAKQALVEGFGAAGAWSAGILAAGALIVAVLMNTPCPEHHPVPEDKTVPENQPAPEDQAVLEDQAVLEDQAAPEDQAAPEDQPVLEDQTVLENQPDAEEAGAPDLPPGTPAHSV from the coding sequence GTGTCTCGTGTTCGTCAGGAGGCCCGCGAACGATTTCGCGCGGCATGCCACACCACGAGTGAGGACGAAGTCATGGCGACCACGAAGGCGCCCGCGCCGCCGGCCGGCTCGCGCCGCTGGGCCGCGCTGCCGTTCATCGGCCTGGCCCAGCTCATGATCGTTCTGGACGGGACGGTCGTGAACATCGCGCTGCCGTCGCTCCAGCGGGACCTGCAGATCTCCGACGGCGACCGGCAGTGGATCATCACCGCGTACACGCTCGCGTTCGGGAGCCTGCTGCTGCTCGGCGGCCGGATCGCCGACTACACAGGCCGGAAGCGGGCCTTCCTGATCGCCCTGCTCGGCTTCGCCGGGGCCTCGGCGCTCGGCGGCGCGGCGGCCGACTTCGAGATGCTGCTGGCGGCCCGCGCGCTGCAGGGCGGGTTCGGCGCGCTGCTCGGCCCGGCCGCGCTGTCGCTGCTGGCCGTGACGTTCACCGAACCGAAGGACCGCGCGAAGGCGTTCGGGATCTGGGGCGCCATCTCCGCCGCGGGCGGCGCGATCGGGCTGCTGGCCGGCGGGGCCCTGACCGACTACCTGGACTGGCGCTGGTGCCTGTACATCAACATCCCGATCGCCGTGATCGCGGCGGTCGGCGGGTTCGCGATCCTCACCGAGTCCCGGCACCCCGGCCCGGCGCGGTTCGACTTCCTCGGCGTGCTGCCGGTCACCGCCGGTCTGGTCGCGATCGTGTACGCCACCGGCCGGGCCGGGTCGGACGGCTGGGGCTCGGCGAAGGTCATCGGCCTGCTGGCCGCCGGCGCGGTGCTGCTCGCCGCGTTCACCCTCGTCGAGAGCCGCGTCCCGCAGCCGCTGCTGCCGCTGCGCGTGATCGCCGACCGCACCCGCGGCGGCGCCTACCTGGCCGTGGGCCTCGCTGTCATCGGGATGTTCGGGGCGTTCCTCTTCCTGACGTACTTCATGCAGGTCGTCAAGGGGTACTCGCCGATCAGAACGGGCACGGCCTTCCTTCCGATGGCCGCGGCGGTGCTGCTGTCGGCCGGCGGGCTCACCACCCGGCTGCTGCCCAGGGTCCCGCCGCGCGCGCTGATCGTCCCCGGCATGCTCGTCAGCTCCGCCGGGATGCTGTGGATGCTCACCCTGGAGCCCGGCACCCCCTACGCCGCCGGCGTCCTGGTCGCCGAGCTCCTGCTCGGTTTCGGCGCGGGCATGATCATGCCGGCGTCCCTCGACTACGCCACCCACGGCGTCGACCCGGGCGACTCCGGGATCGCCTCCGCGAGCGTCAACACCGCGCAGCAGATCGGCGGTTCGATCGGCACCGCGCTGCTCAACACCATCGCCACCGCGGCCACCGCGGACTACCTGGTCTCCCACGCCTCGCACGGCCCGAGCCCGGCCGTCGCCAAGCAGGCACTGGTCGAGGGCTTCGGCGCGGCCGGCGCCTGGTCCGCGGGGATCCTCGCGGCCGGCGCACTGATCGTCGCCGTCCTGATGAACACCCCGTGCCCCGAGCACCACCCCGTCCCCGAAGACAAGACCGTCCCCGAGAACCAGCCCGCGCCTGAAGACCAGGCCGTGCTTGAGGACCAGGCCGTGCTTGAGGACCAGGCCGCACCTGAAGACCAGGCCGCACCTGAAGACCAGCCCGTGCTCGAAGACCAGACCGTGCTTGAAAACCAGCCCGACGCCGAGGAGGCCGGGGCCCCGGACCTGCCGCCTGGAACGCCCGCCCACAGCGTCTGA
- a CDS encoding GNAT family N-acetyltransferase, with protein MNPKPFTSGLSEHAVKITRVADRQWHALDDDLVVGRGYAAHRPDGRLFVSIDAWHDTAFDQLAEAMLPELPAPLYTVVDEADVELTDRWRRAGFTIRRREWEYAVPTDPRVTGLADVPPPPGVTIVPAGQADEGLLRLVDRAIRDEVEATTGWWQSMPAEVLPRPADDTIVDPSKYAVAAAPDRYLGLIRVVTVIRPRIGLVAVRAAEQRQGIARALLAHALERLHHSGFTEAWTEVHESNQAASALIESIGARSVSSNLELVR; from the coding sequence ATGAACCCAAAACCTTTTACATCCGGCCTGAGCGAGCACGCGGTGAAAATCACGCGCGTCGCGGACAGGCAATGGCATGCACTGGACGACGACCTGGTGGTCGGCCGTGGGTATGCGGCACACCGGCCCGACGGACGCTTGTTCGTCAGCATCGACGCCTGGCACGACACCGCCTTCGACCAGCTCGCCGAGGCGATGCTCCCGGAACTGCCGGCGCCGCTGTACACGGTGGTCGACGAAGCCGACGTCGAACTAACGGACAGGTGGCGGCGGGCCGGTTTCACGATCCGGCGCCGCGAGTGGGAGTACGCCGTCCCAACCGACCCGCGCGTCACAGGGCTCGCCGACGTCCCGCCGCCTCCAGGCGTGACGATCGTGCCCGCCGGTCAGGCGGACGAGGGCCTGCTGCGGCTGGTGGACCGCGCCATCCGCGACGAGGTCGAGGCGACCACCGGGTGGTGGCAGTCGATGCCCGCGGAGGTGCTTCCCCGCCCCGCAGACGACACCATCGTCGACCCGTCGAAGTACGCGGTGGCCGCGGCGCCGGACCGATACCTGGGTCTGATCCGGGTGGTGACGGTGATCCGGCCGCGCATCGGCCTGGTCGCGGTCCGCGCTGCTGAGCAGCGCCAAGGCATCGCGCGGGCGCTGCTGGCCCACGCACTGGAGAGACTGCACCACTCCGGGTTCACCGAGGCCTGGACCGAAGTCCACGAGTCCAACCAAGCCGCCTCGGCGCTGATCGAGAGCATCGGGGCCCGGTCGGTGTCCAGCAACCTGGAGCTGGTCCGATGA
- a CDS encoding FtsX-like permease family protein, whose translation MLRISASTVRDRWPLFTGALLTVSLGVALVQSSVLVLLSTGEPKIPPGTSGRTAEQIREGYVGAATLLGMATPLAMFLAVFIVGSTFAFAVEQRRKDLALLRMLGGSRPQLVRLLLGEAFLLGLAGSVVGILLGVPGTWLQARLLVGIGLLPSGFSPRWSAGVLLMSPGVGISVAIFGVLSASYRAARVRPLDALRGAPRATRVMTVGRWLSGVSSLALTILMISAGHGADLLGALLFGMAVSIFGSIALSALSPLAVPLVGRALGTVLRTGVLGELAQANLRDAVRRSASTAAPVIVLVGLLIGLTGALNSLARATGADLERLTAADLVVTSKGAAAARIPEIPGVAVASPQSPVEMSVTSRHRIEGRSYRQTRYSGITAVDATAYRRTHRLTLRSGSLDALHGRTIAIGPQLAAEGVRNGDVTARIGSRKLKLRIVARLPEVLENGSDNFLVPRELVPAEMLADAPTETLVQVAPGTSPQAVATRIRGARLGEVRTLRQWADARVADQQRGTTGIMSVLMGMSGLYAAIAVINAVVIAAAERRTEFAVARATGLTRAQVVRMAVIESAAVTFIGLTLGSLVAAGALAGFFPKMQGVRVLAVPWNLLGLLTVVFLALSAVAAALTTMAATRPSPTALVAARD comes from the coding sequence GTGCTGCGCATCTCCGCCAGCACCGTCCGGGACCGCTGGCCGCTGTTCACCGGGGCCCTGCTGACCGTCTCCCTGGGCGTGGCGCTGGTGCAGTCGTCGGTCCTCGTGCTGCTCTCGACGGGCGAGCCGAAGATCCCGCCGGGCACTTCCGGCCGGACGGCCGAGCAGATCCGGGAGGGGTACGTCGGGGCCGCCACGCTGCTGGGCATGGCCACACCGCTGGCGATGTTCCTGGCGGTGTTCATCGTGGGCTCGACGTTCGCGTTCGCCGTGGAGCAGCGGCGCAAGGATCTGGCCCTGCTCCGCATGCTCGGCGGGAGCCGTCCCCAACTGGTGAGGCTGCTGCTGGGCGAGGCGTTCCTGCTGGGGCTCGCCGGCAGCGTCGTCGGGATCTTGCTGGGCGTGCCGGGCACCTGGCTCCAGGCCCGGCTGCTGGTCGGCATCGGGCTGCTCCCCAGCGGCTTCTCCCCGCGCTGGTCCGCCGGAGTCCTCCTGATGTCGCCCGGCGTGGGGATCAGCGTCGCGATCTTCGGTGTGCTGTCGGCCTCCTACCGCGCGGCCCGGGTCCGTCCGCTGGACGCCCTGCGGGGCGCCCCGCGCGCGACCCGCGTGATGACGGTCGGCCGCTGGCTGTCGGGGGTCTCCTCCCTCGCGCTGACGATCCTGATGATCTCGGCCGGGCACGGCGCCGACCTGCTCGGCGCCCTGCTGTTCGGGATGGCGGTGTCGATCTTCGGATCGATCGCGCTCAGCGCGCTGAGCCCGCTCGCCGTCCCGCTGGTCGGCCGGGCGCTCGGGACGGTGCTGCGCACCGGGGTGCTCGGCGAGCTCGCGCAGGCGAACCTGCGCGACGCGGTACGGCGCAGCGCCTCGACGGCCGCGCCCGTCATCGTCCTGGTCGGCCTGCTGATCGGCCTCACCGGCGCGCTGAACTCGCTGGCCCGCGCCACCGGCGCCGACCTCGAACGGCTCACCGCCGCCGACCTGGTGGTCACCTCGAAGGGGGCCGCCGCCGCCCGGATCCCGGAGATCCCCGGCGTCGCCGTGGCGTCCCCGCAGAGCCCGGTGGAGATGTCGGTGACGTCCCGGCACCGCATCGAAGGCCGCTCCTACCGGCAGACCCGTTACTCGGGCATCACCGCCGTGGACGCCACCGCCTACCGGCGCACCCACCGCCTCACCCTGCGCTCCGGCTCCCTGGACGCGCTGCACGGCCGCACCATCGCGATCGGCCCCCAACTGGCCGCCGAAGGCGTCCGCAACGGCGACGTCACGGCACGGATCGGCTCCCGCAAGCTCAAACTGCGCATCGTCGCGCGCCTGCCGGAAGTCCTGGAGAACGGCAGCGACAACTTCCTGGTGCCGCGCGAACTCGTCCCCGCCGAGATGCTCGCGGACGCGCCCACGGAGACGCTGGTGCAGGTCGCCCCCGGCACATCGCCGCAGGCGGTCGCCACCCGGATCCGCGGCGCCAGGCTCGGTGAGGTGCGCACCCTCCGCCAATGGGCCGACGCCAGAGTGGCGGACCAGCAGCGCGGCACCACGGGGATCATGTCCGTCCTGATGGGCATGTCCGGCCTGTACGCCGCCATCGCGGTCATCAACGCCGTCGTGATCGCCGCCGCCGAACGCCGCACCGAGTTCGCCGTCGCCCGCGCCACGGGCCTGACCCGCGCCCAGGTCGTCCGGATGGCCGTCATCGAGTCCGCCGCGGTCACCTTCATCGGCCTGACGCTGGGCTCCCTGGTCGCGGCGGGGGCCTTGGCGGGCTTCTTCCCGAAGATGCAGGGCGTCCGCGTCCTCGCCGTCCCGTGGAACCTGCTCGGCCTGCTGACCGTCGTCTTCCTGGCCCTCTCCGCCGTGGCCGCCGCCCTCACCACGATGGCCGCGACGAGACCGTCCCCGACGGCTCTAGTCGCCGCCCGCGACTAG
- a CDS encoding ABC transporter ATP-binding protein, translated as MTNPTTTGPALTDPARAHAAVPVAPVQMYQVSRHYGTGEARVQALTDVSVTFPAGSWTAVMGPSGSGKSTLLHCAAGLDRVTSGHVLLAGQDVTHATDATLTALRRRAVGFVFQNFNLIGSLTAEQNVALPLKLAGARPSRKDVRAALADVGLADRARHRPRELSGGQQQRVAIARAMVTRPSVLFADEPTGALDTGSARTVLRLLRRMVDTAGQTVVMVTHDPVAAASADAVVFLSDGRVADRLIRPSAAQVAERLTRLEG; from the coding sequence ATGACGAATCCCACCACGACGGGTCCTGCACTCACAGATCCCGCCCGCGCGCATGCCGCCGTCCCGGTCGCACCGGTGCAGATGTACCAGGTGAGCAGGCATTACGGGACGGGGGAAGCACGAGTGCAGGCGCTGACCGACGTCAGCGTGACGTTCCCCGCCGGTTCATGGACCGCCGTGATGGGCCCATCGGGCTCGGGCAAGTCGACCTTGCTGCACTGCGCCGCGGGCCTGGACCGGGTGACCTCCGGGCACGTCCTGCTCGCCGGGCAGGACGTCACCCACGCCACCGACGCGACGCTGACCGCGCTGCGGCGCCGCGCCGTGGGGTTCGTCTTCCAGAACTTCAACCTGATCGGCTCGCTCACCGCCGAGCAGAACGTCGCGCTCCCTCTGAAGCTGGCCGGGGCCCGGCCTTCGCGCAAGGACGTGCGGGCCGCCCTCGCCGACGTCGGTCTGGCCGACCGCGCGCGGCACCGTCCGCGCGAGCTGTCGGGCGGGCAGCAGCAGCGGGTGGCGATCGCCCGCGCCATGGTGACGCGGCCTTCGGTGCTGTTCGCCGACGAACCCACCGGGGCCCTGGACACCGGATCGGCCCGGACGGTCCTGCGGCTGCTGCGCCGCATGGTCGACACCGCCGGGCAGACCGTCGTGATGGTCACCCACGACCCGGTCGCGGCGGCGAGCGCGGACGCGGTCGTGTTCCTGTCCGACGGCCGCGTCGCCGACCGCCTGATCCGTCCGTCCGCCGCCCAGGTCGCCGAGCGGCTCACCCGATTGGAGGGCTGA
- a CDS encoding rhodanese-like domain-containing protein, translating to MTALITRDELKAAIETGSVTVLDTLGGEYYAEQRLPGAVELVPADVDARAPALLPDRDAAIVTYCSNTACGNSGQVADRLTALGYTNVRKYREGIQDWVEADLPTESA from the coding sequence ATGACCGCACTCATCACCCGTGACGAGCTGAAGGCGGCGATCGAGACGGGCTCGGTGACCGTCCTCGACACCCTGGGCGGGGAGTACTACGCCGAGCAGCGCCTTCCCGGCGCCGTCGAGCTGGTCCCGGCCGACGTGGACGCCCGGGCGCCGGCCCTGCTCCCCGACCGCGACGCCGCGATCGTCACGTACTGCTCGAACACGGCGTGCGGAAACAGCGGCCAGGTCGCCGACCGGCTCACCGCCCTCGGCTACACCAACGTCCGCAAGTACCGCGAGGGCATCCAGGACTGGGTGGAGGCCGACCTCCCCACCGAGTCCGCCTGA
- a CDS encoding SGNH/GDSL hydrolase family protein codes for MRRKLPARMVAPLAGVTAAALIGGIGYAWPRPAERAAQAASHRTAPHQTAGWSQSWGAAMQRPIAGGEDEGPNWSVEGFGDHSLRQVVRLSAGGARVRIRLSNLYGTRPLRVAAAAVARSAGGAQAWPGTTAALTFDGTRSATVAPGAEIASDPVPLATAPLEKLAVTLRFTGATGPATFHRFTTQPAYRAPGDHLSDEGAGAYTASTDALYYLAGVEVTSGNGGASENGGASENGTGGARAGGNGAGTVVAFGDSLIDGVGAAPGADARLPDALAERLAAARNPLGVVNAGIGGNRLRYDSACSGEKATARFARDVLDRPGVRAVIVHLGANDIRVTPGDPCLRPGGPATAAQVIAAQRQLIRAARARGLKVVGTTIIPMKGALFPVWTPQVEKNRDAVNHWIRTSGAYDAVLDADRIMADPADPDRPRLSYVYQDGLHPNDAGYQALARGLDLRTLR; via the coding sequence ATGAGACGAAAGCTCCCCGCACGGATGGTCGCGCCCCTGGCCGGCGTCACCGCCGCAGCGCTGATCGGCGGGATCGGATACGCCTGGCCCCGTCCCGCCGAGCGCGCGGCACAGGCAGCGTCCCACCGGACCGCGCCCCACCAGACCGCGGGCTGGTCTCAGAGCTGGGGCGCGGCAATGCAGCGGCCGATCGCCGGCGGCGAGGACGAGGGGCCGAACTGGTCGGTGGAAGGCTTCGGCGACCACTCGCTGAGGCAGGTCGTCCGTCTGAGCGCGGGCGGCGCGAGGGTGCGGATCCGGCTGTCCAACCTGTACGGGACCCGGCCGCTGCGGGTCGCCGCAGCGGCCGTCGCCCGTTCGGCGGGCGGTGCCCAGGCGTGGCCGGGCACCACGGCCGCGCTGACCTTCGACGGGACGCGGTCCGCCACCGTGGCGCCGGGCGCCGAGATCGCCAGCGATCCGGTGCCGCTGGCCACCGCGCCGCTGGAGAAGCTGGCGGTGACGCTGCGGTTCACCGGCGCGACGGGGCCCGCGACCTTCCACCGCTTCACCACCCAGCCCGCCTACCGCGCCCCCGGCGACCACCTGTCCGACGAGGGCGCCGGCGCCTACACCGCCTCCACCGACGCGCTGTATTACCTGGCGGGCGTGGAGGTCACCAGCGGTAACGGCGGTGCCAGCGAGAACGGCGGTGCCAGCGAGAACGGCACTGGCGGAGCCCGCGCGGGCGGGAACGGCGCGGGCACGGTGGTCGCGTTCGGAGACTCGCTCATCGACGGCGTCGGAGCCGCGCCGGGCGCCGACGCGCGACTCCCGGACGCGCTGGCCGAACGTCTGGCCGCCGCCCGCAACCCGCTCGGTGTCGTCAACGCGGGCATCGGCGGGAACCGGCTGCGCTACGACTCGGCGTGCAGCGGGGAGAAGGCCACGGCCCGCTTCGCCCGCGACGTCCTGGACCGTCCCGGCGTGCGGGCGGTGATCGTCCACCTGGGCGCCAACGACATCCGCGTCACTCCCGGCGACCCCTGCCTGCGGCCGGGCGGACCGGCGACCGCCGCGCAGGTCATCGCCGCCCAGCGGCAACTGATCCGCGCCGCCCGCGCCCGCGGCCTCAAGGTCGTCGGGACGACCATCATCCCGATGAAGGGCGCCCTCTTCCCCGTCTGGACACCCCAGGTCGAGAAGAACCGCGACGCCGTCAACCACTGGATCCGGACCAGCGGCGCCTACGACGCCGTCCTGGACGCCGACCGCATCATGGCCGACCCCGCAGACCCGGACCGCCCCCGGCTCTCCTACGTCTACCAGGACGGGCTGCACCCCAACGACGCGGGCTACCAGGCCCTCGCACGCGGCCTCGACCTACGGACCCTGCGATGA
- a CDS encoding SMI1/KNR4 family protein: MEWMWNRQVVLAALASLGDKGELGPPCRLEELLDLERRLDVRLPESYRDFVLRVGDGGAGPGHGLWPLRRSAKWADRGVYAPRYLATPFPFTARVPGERFEELDEHADYEDALTGSMIIAEIGHGAYFRMVVTGASPGRVWRDEVRGLRGALTPGLDFADWYANWLLRLGALKGTPAGRRRLV, translated from the coding sequence ATGGAGTGGATGTGGAATCGCCAGGTGGTTCTTGCTGCCCTTGCCTCACTGGGCGACAAGGGCGAGTTGGGGCCGCCGTGCCGGTTGGAGGAGCTCCTCGACCTGGAACGACGTCTCGATGTCCGTCTTCCTGAGTCGTACCGCGACTTCGTCCTGCGGGTCGGTGACGGGGGTGCCGGTCCGGGGCACGGTCTGTGGCCGCTTCGCCGGTCTGCCAAGTGGGCGGATCGCGGTGTCTACGCGCCCCGGTATCTGGCCACACCGTTCCCGTTCACCGCTCGCGTTCCCGGCGAGCGTTTCGAGGAACTGGACGAGCACGCGGATTACGAGGACGCGCTGACCGGATCAATGATCATCGCCGAGATCGGGCATGGGGCGTACTTCCGGATGGTCGTGACCGGGGCGTCCCCCGGGCGGGTCTGGCGCGACGAAGTGCGCGGCCTTCGCGGCGCGCTCACCCCTGGCCTCGACTTCGCCGACTGGTATGCGAACTGGCTGCTGCGGCTCGGCGCTCTCAAGGGAACCCCTGCCGGTCGCCGCCGGCTCGTCTGA
- a CDS encoding ATP-binding protein, giving the protein MRDKRPSDASNEFALRWRAYPESVYLTRSLVSQACEACEAWGLGRLDYVGRTIMSELATNAVVHAVEGHEIQAWVTLVDGAVEFRVWDPSHAPPVVPEADAEAEGGRGLMMVRLLATGGCGYRLISGSRGKVVWARLAL; this is encoded by the coding sequence ATGCGGGACAAGCGTCCGTCGGACGCGTCGAATGAGTTCGCGCTTCGGTGGCGGGCCTATCCGGAGAGCGTGTATCTGACGCGGTCGCTGGTGTCGCAGGCGTGTGAGGCGTGTGAGGCGTGGGGGCTGGGGCGGCTCGACTATGTCGGCCGGACGATCATGTCGGAGCTGGCGACGAATGCCGTGGTGCACGCCGTCGAGGGGCATGAGATCCAGGCCTGGGTCACGCTCGTGGACGGTGCCGTCGAGTTCCGGGTGTGGGACCCGTCCCATGCACCGCCCGTCGTGCCGGAGGCCGATGCCGAGGCCGAGGGTGGACGGGGCCTGATGATGGTGCGGCTCTTGGCGACCGGCGGCTGCGGATATCGGCTGATCAGCGGCAGTCGCGGCAAGGTCGTCTGGGCGCGGCTGGCCCTCTAG